Genomic window (Rhodothermales bacterium):
CATCAACCCCGTCATCACCGGAATCTTCGTTCGGTTGGAGGGTGAGGAGCATAGCCTGCCACGGATCGTCAAGATGACATCCGTCGGCGCCATGCTTGTCCTTGGTGCCGTCATCGGCTTTGCCAATTGGAAATCACTCTTCGTACTGACGGTTGCTTTTGGACTCCTCTACTATTCGCACAAGTTCGTCTTCAAGCCGATCGGTGACCGGTTCGTTCGCACAGGTCTGCCAGAGGTCATCCGTCGCTACAAGGCTTTCTTGCAGTGGATGCTCGAGAGAGACTATACGGTCGCCCGGGCCTACCTCAGAAATACTTTCTCCCTTTCGGCGTTCACGCTGGGCTTCGCAGCTCTGCTGCTCGGCGGTCTGGTGATGGGCATGGCAGGCATGATTCCAGCCTTGATCCTACTGGTTCCCGGCGGGATTCTGCTGTTCGTGGTGGTTGTAGGAATGCTGGTACATACACTGGAAAGTGTATTCCTCGGGGCCAGGTCGTCCGTCCGTGCCGGCATCATCTTCGCCATCGTCGCCGTTGCCGTGCTGGGTTTGATGTCATTTGGAGAGACGGCCATTGGCCTGACGACCGTTCTGGAACTGCTCGTCTTGCCGGCCGTGGTGGTCTTTTTCGGTCTGCTCGGGGTCGTCTTCAAGAAGCGTGATGTAATTATCCTTACGGACAACCGCGCGCGGCTGCTCAATGGGACTCTGGGCGGATTGATCTCGATCTTCGTGATGTTCGCTATCGCCAATCCCGGCACGGAGTTCTTCCCGGATACGGATCCGACGATCATTCAGGTGTCGCTTGAATCGCCGCTCGGGACCAACATTGACGAGAGCAACCGGATCGCTACGGAGGCCCAGTCCCGCATCAATCAGCTATTGAATGAGAACCCGGTAGCGCGAGGCAATATCAAGAATCTCCAGACTGGCGTGGGCGTCGGGGGAGATATCAATTTCGGGGGGGGTGCTGCCAGTCCCGAACAGGCCAGTGTCACGATCAACCTCGTCGACTATGGCGATCGCGGAGAAAAGAGTCGATTTACGATGACGCGTCTGCGCGAACAACTGAGAGGCATACCGGGCGTCGAGATCGAATTCACGAAAGATGAAGCCGGGCCACCGACCGGAGCGCCTGTCAACATTGAGGTGTCTGGCAGCGACTTCGACCGCATCGTAACATACACGAAGGAGATCAAGCAGCTACTGATCGAGGCT
Coding sequences:
- a CDS encoding efflux RND transporter permease subunit encodes the protein INPVITGIFVRLEGEEHSLPRIVKMTSVGAMLVLGAVIGFANWKSLFVLTVAFGLLYYSHKFVFKPIGDRFVRTGLPEVIRRYKAFLQWMLERDYTVARAYLRNTFSLSAFTLGFAALLLGGLVMGMAGMIPALILLVPGGILLFVVVVGMLVHTLESVFLGARSSVRAGIIFAIVAVAVLGLMSFGETAIGLTTVLELLVLPAVVVFFGLLGVVFKKRDVIILTDNRARLLNGTLGGLISIFVMFAIANPGTEFFPDTDPTIIQVSLESPLGTNIDESNRIATEAQSRINQLLNENPVARGNIKNLQTGVGVGGDINFGGGAASPEQASVTINLVDYGDRGEKSRFTMTRLREQLRGIPGVEIEFTKDEAGPPTGAPVNIEVSGSDFDRIVTYTKEIKQLLIEAAETGAIPGLVDITDNLNTGRPELHVEIDRERAARFGLNTSMIASTIRSAINGVESGTYRDGEDEYDIVTRLSEADRSSLESLKNLTILDEGQQVPLVAVADFSITGGLGSITRLDLERVATVGADVADGFNSGAVLQQVVSYLASYERSLPAGYSLSYTGENQEQDEAFGFLTTALLIAIGLIFMIMVAQFNHVSTPFIIMVAVGLSLIGVLLGLILTRTPFGLMTFIGVISLAGIVVNNNIVLIDYIMQLRDRGLDKQVAIIEGGATRLRPVLLTALTTVIGLIPLTFGIGVDFVGLVTDLRPNLQFGSENTQFWGAMGTSIISGLTFATFLTLVIVPVMYSVFDSLATKLHALFHDGESSDLSGNGMMVGATQDGALTAPALVPSNPGPKREL